A window of the Paraburkholderia sp. ZP32-5 genome harbors these coding sequences:
- the coxB gene encoding cytochrome c oxidase subunit II, which produces MLSGCAGPLSTLEPSGPAAASIAGLWWVMLAGSAILFAMVLVLFLLTVFRPGWGSRMSPARWIVLGGLVLPAVILIPLLCYALYAGELLLPLRAHAPARIEAIAQQWRWTFRYPDEGNVETENVLHLPAGRPVDIAVTSKDVVHAFWIPRFAGKIDAVPGHENVLRIQADQPGQYAGQCNEFCGIGHAQMHFSVIVDRPEDFSAAVKNAAATGEVKK; this is translated from the coding sequence ATGTTGTCGGGCTGCGCGGGACCGTTGTCGACGCTCGAACCGTCCGGCCCCGCGGCGGCATCGATCGCGGGATTGTGGTGGGTAATGCTGGCCGGCTCGGCGATCCTGTTTGCGATGGTGCTGGTGCTGTTCCTGTTGACGGTATTCCGTCCGGGCTGGGGCTCGCGCATGTCGCCCGCGCGCTGGATCGTGCTCGGCGGCCTCGTGCTGCCCGCCGTGATCCTGATTCCGCTGCTCTGCTACGCGCTATACGCGGGCGAGTTACTGCTACCGTTGCGCGCGCATGCACCCGCGCGTATCGAGGCAATCGCACAGCAATGGCGCTGGACCTTCCGCTATCCGGACGAAGGCAACGTCGAAACCGAGAACGTGCTGCATCTGCCCGCGGGCCGGCCGGTCGATATCGCCGTCACCAGCAAGGACGTCGTGCACGCATTCTGGATTCCGCGCTTCGCCGGCAAGATCGACGCGGTGCCCGGGCATGAGAACGTGCTGCGTATTCAGGCCGATCAACCGGGCCAGTACGCTGGACAATGCAACGAGTTTTGCGGCATCGGTCATGCGCAGATGCATTTCAGCGTGATCGTCGATCGTCCTGAAGACTTTTCCGCCGCCGTCAAAAACGCCGCCGCCACCGGGGAGGTGAAGAAATGA
- a CDS encoding DUF2231 domain-containing protein: MAKSGNSGSEAKSEVLLELLRLDKGSVVALVGHPIHVMMVHFPIAFVVATLGVDLIYWWTGDPFWVRVGLWAAGFAFWSGVAASVVGTAELLLVRGIRLKEASWSHAVAAMTLVAIAGANWGVRLIYPDQILPHGLVLSVMASVMTGFAGWHGGKLVFDHGVGILVSPKE; this comes from the coding sequence ATGGCAAAGAGCGGCAATTCCGGATCGGAAGCAAAGAGCGAAGTACTGCTGGAGCTGTTGCGGCTCGACAAGGGCTCGGTCGTCGCACTCGTCGGCCATCCGATTCACGTGATGATGGTGCATTTCCCGATCGCGTTCGTCGTCGCGACGTTGGGTGTGGACCTGATCTACTGGTGGACGGGCGACCCGTTCTGGGTGCGCGTCGGCCTGTGGGCCGCCGGCTTCGCATTCTGGAGCGGCGTGGCGGCGAGCGTGGTCGGCACCGCCGAGTTGCTGCTGGTGCGCGGCATTCGCCTGAAGGAAGCGAGCTGGTCGCATGCGGTCGCCGCGATGACACTCGTCGCGATCGCCGGCGCGAACTGGGGCGTGCGGCTTATCTATCCCGACCAGATCCTGCCGCATGGGCTCGTGCTGTCGGTCATGGCCTCGGTGATGACGGGCTTCGCCGGCTGGCATGGGGGCAAGCTCGTGTTCGATCATGGCGTGGGCATTCTCGTTTCGCCGAAGGAATGA